Proteins from a genomic interval of Lolium perenne isolate Kyuss_39 chromosome 1, Kyuss_2.0, whole genome shotgun sequence:
- the LOC127297115 gene encoding CASP-like protein 1C1, with product MAKVHRLISVVLRVAAAAAAAAAAIIMVTSHETTSLFGLELEAKYSHIPSFIFFVVAFAVACVYSLLVVLVPPGSAASRLVVMTDVLMGMVLTGAVAASGAIAEVGRNGNSHAGWLPICDQVHGYCTHVMGALISGFVALILYFLIIMYSLHVVADPMCPCH from the exons ATGGCCAAGGTGCACCGGCTCATCTCCGTCGTGCTTAgggtcgccgccgctgccgctgcgGCAGCCGCGGCGATAATCATGGTGACCAGCCACGAGACCACCAGCTTGTTCGGCTTGGAATTGGAGGCCAAGTACTCCCACATCCCGTCGTTTAT CTTCTTTGTGGTGGCATTCGCCGTGGCGTGCGTCTACAGCCTGCTCGTGGTCCTCGTGCCGCCGGGGAGCGCCGCCTCCAGATTGGTGGTCATGACCGACGTG CTAATGGGGATGGTGCTGACCGGCGCCGTCGCGGCCTCGGGAGCCATAGCGGAGGTCGGGAGGAACGGCAATTCGCACGCCGGGTGGCTGCCCATCTGCGACCAGGTGCACGGCTACTGCACACACGTCATGGGAGCTCTCATCTCCGGCTTCGTCGCGCTCATCCTCTACTTCCTCATCATCATGTACTCGCTGCACGTAGTCGCTGATCCCATGTGTCCATGCCATTAG